CCGTTCGGGGGCTTTAGTGATTCGCGACGCACCCCCGCAGACGACGGtagggggtgcggcggcgggagcgcccgTGCGGGATCCGGCTCCCCCCGGTCCTGGGGCCGtgcctcaggggtcggcgcagcgcGCGCTCCCGGAGCCTGCGCGGACCGCTCCTCAGGGGGcgacgcagggcgtcccccgaGGGTCGGCACAGGATCCTCCCCAGAGGGGGGCGCAGGGAGCCCCTTCAGGGCCGTCCCAGGGCACTCCCCAGGAGCAGGCGCGGGGTGCTCCTTCGGTGCCGGCGAGGGATGTCGCCCCGGCGCCGAGCCGGAGCGTCCCTCAGGGTTCTTCAGAGCCTGCCCCTACCGCAGTCTTGGGTCCGGCGTGGGGCGCCCCTCAGGAGTCCGttcggggggctcctcggggatccgtgGGGGCTGCCCCCGCCACCGTGCCTGCTGGCGGGGGGCAACGgggtggcgacaagcggccactgccggacgccccggggtcggcgtcaggCTCCGAGTCGAAGTGCGTACGTCGCCCCTTTGCTTCGAGGGTGTAAGTTGACTCTCCCCGCACGTCATTTTTCCTTCCTTCCATATGTTTCTATTTGACGCCTATTCGTCGACGTTGCAGCGCTTCTCCCCGTGGTGTCAGCctgcggctggcgcccaagaagatgctgcggtcgtcgtcctcctctggGGGACGGGACGCCGCCCCGCCAGCGGCGActggcggggttcctggcgtGGCCGCGGGTCTCCCAGCGGAGGTGGCCGCTGAGGGGCCGGtcgtcgggacggcggcggggtcagccgccagagggggagcggaccccaCTCCGCCCGCGGCCCCACCGGTCGTTCTTCCGGCCCAGGCCACGATTCCTCCGGGCCCacaagccggggaggtgattgacctcgacgccgacgaggcggaggatgcggagacggcggtgggcggGGCGGATGCCCCTGCTGACGTGGCGaggtcggaggcggagggggcgctGGTCCCCGAGGGCGCGGCAGTGGTGGAGGTACCGGTGCCGGAGGGTGAGGTCCCCGCCCCGGCTGCTCCCACGGGGGTGCTTCCGGCGGCCGAGGGGGACGTGCCCAcagaggtgccgtcggcggccgcggtggcgacgGGCGTGCAGGCGCCGGAGTCGTCGGTAGACCCTGGGATCTCTGGTGTCATGATGTTGTCGTTGGCGACGACGTCAGAGTCGGGCCCCGTTccgccctcggcttcctccgtccccggggcgtggagagggcacatcctccgctggtcatcccgcgaCGATCCGCCGCGGCGCCTTTATGCACTGGACGATGCTGCTgagtggcataagtggcagGTGGTGCACGGCGGTGTCGCCCGGGCTCAAGCGGCgctgacctcggcgttgggagcCTTGGCCGACACCGTAGTCCCTGGCAACCAGGTATGTTTGTTCCCGCCGCTCGGTGATAAGCTCTTTTCCTTTTACTTTCTTGTCTTACCGTCATGttactttgcaggctctccaggaGGCCAGCCTGGAGAAATCCAACTTCCTCCGGCGACAGCGGAAACTCTGGGAGCACTACATCGCCAAGAGGGAGCGTTCCAGGGGTCTGGCCCTGCAGCTCGGTGCTGCCCAGGGGGccgttcgcgacctggaggggcgcgagcaggcggcgctagagggggcgcggcgtgccgaggccaagctccaggctgtcgtggagaaggcccgcctcgaccttgaGGAATTCCAGGCCGCCATGGAGAAGGCGCGCCATGACGCCGAGGGGCTAAGAGCAGCTGCTACCGAGCAGGCCCGCCGGGACGCTGAGGaactggcgcggctgaggggggagaacGCAGCCTTTCGAGCGGAACGCGACCAATTCCGTTTGCAGGTGGACGGGCTCCAGACCGCCGTGTCCCTCAGTGTCGCCCGGGAACACGAGCTGAAGGccaaggccgacggtgaggctctttctgcttCCGTATTTCTGTGCTGTCGGTGTTTCGTTTCTTTTAACTTGGTGAGGTTTCTTGATCGGCTCCTGCAGAGGACCTTGCCAAGTTGCAGGCcttgctcgacgaggagcgcggtgagcatggcgccttgcgggatgcggtccgcgtcgtctgcgaggacttcggcgtcgctccggaagaagggtcgagctcgctgccgaCCCGTGTTCTTgaggtgcgccgtcgccgtcgtgagattgccgtggacgcgcttcaccttggtgtgcggcgcgccttcggggtcttcggctctcactatgccgacattaactttgtcgggatgagtgaggggtatTGCGTCGGCTAtaccgacgccgagctggacgagatcgactccgcggtgactgcgccggcggaggccctcgcgaagcttttggaggatgaagccgttcccccagccgaccctgaagccaatcctgccggccccgaggcccctgccgccgccgaccctgaagccgtcgccgtcgccgaccctgGGACTACCGCTCCGGCCGATCCTCCTGTTAATTAACTGCACCGGGCATGTGCCCAAAAGACGTTTGTATTTAAGTCAGTCGTTTCGAACTTGTTTgcgttggccatacgggcctgttcttatgactttttatttcgctaaggaaaccgtttccctttgttattcctttggttttgaaagcgtttggatgcgttgccgggtgcgtcagtaagtttttgatgagcgaaggtaccgtagccgctggggcgtaggcttttcgcagtccgatcgcaacttggctgagtaccgttcacgcatccttatctttctGTATCCAAAGGTTTTTCGAAAGGGAGAGGCCgattttttgaaagaaaaaacgttttctttttggcggtgcccagcggctggggtcggagcccccgatagcccccgaggggtgtttgatcctggggccaggccagggtcggatacccctgagcttaaaagaaaaagccttctTGTTTCGTGAAGGTCGAAACTGGTAGCCCCCCGAGGGGTGTGCGACcttggagcgaggccagggtcggatacccctgagcttaaacgaaaagggctgagccaaggtggctcagggtttctttttagcagaagaacaaaactggtagcccccgaggggtatgcgaccttggaacgaggccagggtcggatacctctgagcttaaacgaaaacggGGGCAAAGCTATGTATAAATTATGAACAAGAGCTATGGAtagaagcgtcttagctgttctatgttctaggcgttgctgaagatttgcccgtcgggagttgccagcttgtaggtgcctggccgtagcgcCTGTGCgatgatgaacgggccttcccaagggggagtcaacttgtgccgacccctgttgtcttggacgaggcggagcactagatctc
The DNA window shown above is from Setaria italica strain Yugu1 unplaced genomic scaffold, Setaria_italica_v2.0 scaffold_35, whole genome shotgun sequence and carries:
- the LOC101781231 gene encoding uncharacterized protein LOC101781231; protein product: MTPPDTPPDGTFLVIGALADSEIQQRLREALEDKDVGYPVPGHPPMRPEPGFVDLGSLTRVKDSLPPVPEDAARRALNRVQAEKDNASPRGVSLRLAPKKMLRSSSSSGGRDAAPPAATGGVPGVAAGLPAEVAAEGPVVGTAAGSAARGGADPTPPAAPPDAETAVGGADAPADVARSEAEGALVPEGAAVVEVPVPEGEVPAPAAPTGVLPAAEGDVPTEVPSAAAVATGVQAPESSVVHGGVARAQAALTSALGALADTVVPGNQALQEASLEKSNFLRRQRKLWEHYIAKRERSRGLALQLGAAQGAAAMEKARHDAEGLRAAATEQARRDAEELARLRGENAAFRAERDQFRLQVDGLQTAVSLSVAREHELKAKADGEALSAS